The following proteins come from a genomic window of Deinococcus sp. KSM4-11:
- a CDS encoding amidohydrolase: MIPAVPGQHVIVDSHVHCWNPQVIEYFWLDGADESLRRVVTLDELEPQRLAAGVTHGVYVQASHDPREMAWALRILRAFPWVRGVVGWLDLTAPDGLDAAQEALLDDRLRGVRHLTHDIPQGDWLARADVGRALDALAGLGLSLDLVLRPEQLPLAAEVVADHPDLSVILDHLGNPPLADDDLYAWSHDLAALAALPNVTAKVSGLLTRLRPGQDRGSLRRAVAHAFDLFGPSRLMYGGDWPVSTLAADYATTLDALRATLPPLDSARAHGFWAGTADRVYRLGLFPTSTSKEAHP, translated from the coding sequence ATGATCCCCGCCGTTCCGGGCCAGCACGTCATCGTGGACAGCCACGTGCACTGCTGGAACCCGCAGGTGATCGAGTATTTCTGGCTGGACGGGGCCGACGAATCGCTGCGCCGGGTCGTCACGCTGGACGAACTCGAACCGCAGCGGCTGGCGGCAGGCGTCACGCACGGCGTGTACGTGCAGGCCAGTCACGACCCGCGCGAGATGGCCTGGGCGCTGCGAATCCTCCGCGCCTTTCCGTGGGTGCGCGGCGTGGTCGGCTGGCTCGATCTGACCGCGCCGGACGGTCTGGACGCCGCTCAGGAGGCGCTGCTGGACGACCGCCTGCGGGGCGTGCGCCACCTGACCCACGACATCCCGCAGGGCGACTGGCTGGCCCGGGCCGACGTCGGGAGGGCGCTGGACGCCCTGGCGGGTCTGGGCCTGAGTCTGGATCTCGTGCTGCGCCCGGAACAGCTTCCGCTGGCGGCCGAGGTGGTGGCCGACCACCCAGATCTCAGCGTGATCCTCGACCACCTGGGCAACCCACCCCTGGCCGACGACGACCTGTACGCCTGGTCGCACGACCTGGCGGCCCTGGCCGCGCTGCCGAACGTGACGGCGAAGGTCTCGGGCCTGCTGACCCGCCTGCGGCCCGGCCAGGACCGTGGCTCCCTGCGGCGGGCCGTAGCCCACGCCTTCGATCTCTTCGGGCCGTCGAGGCTGATGTACGGCGGCGACTGGCCCGTCTCGACGCTGGCGGCCGACTACGCCACGACGCTGGACGCCCTGCGCGCCACGCTGCCGCCCCTCGATTCCGCCCGGGCGCACGGCTTCTGGGCGGGAACGGCCGACCGGGTCTACCGCCTGGGCCTGTTCCCCACGTCCACGTCCAAGGAGGCCCATCCATGA
- a CDS encoding ABC transporter permease, whose translation MSANDATLKPTRSLNVKMLMQLSLVALLLAVWIALGLSTDTFATPGNITNLLRQTAIGGVLAIGQTFVIITAGIDLSVGSVVAVTGVTLALLASHGMPLVPAIFLALLLGFGIGMINAFAIHKLGLPPFIATLAMLSVARGSALLLTGGQSISMPSSGFTTFSTTNVGPVPSLFVVLLLVAAVGWVLLHRSRWGRYVFAYGSNKEAARLSGVNIGAVVFFVYGISALCAAIGGVLVVSRIGVGVPTAGTGYELDSIAASVIGGSSLFGGEGGVFGTILGALLITTISNGANLLGVDPFWQQIITGLLIAVIVYLDQLRKRREG comes from the coding sequence ATGAGCGCCAACGACGCCACCCTGAAGCCCACCCGCTCGCTGAACGTCAAGATGCTGATGCAGCTCAGTCTGGTCGCGCTGCTGCTGGCCGTGTGGATCGCGCTGGGCCTCAGCACCGATACCTTCGCCACGCCGGGCAACATCACCAACCTGCTGCGCCAGACCGCCATCGGCGGCGTGCTGGCCATCGGGCAGACCTTCGTGATCATCACGGCCGGCATCGACCTGTCGGTCGGCTCGGTCGTGGCGGTCACGGGCGTGACGCTGGCGCTGCTGGCCAGCCACGGCATGCCGCTGGTGCCCGCGATCTTCCTGGCCCTGCTGCTGGGCTTCGGGATCGGCATGATCAACGCCTTCGCGATCCACAAGCTGGGCCTGCCGCCGTTTATCGCCACGCTGGCCATGCTGTCGGTGGCGCGCGGCTCGGCGCTGCTGCTCACGGGGGGCCAGTCGATCAGCATGCCCAGCTCCGGCTTCACGACCTTTTCCACCACCAACGTGGGACCCGTGCCCAGCCTGTTCGTGGTGCTGCTGCTGGTCGCGGCGGTCGGGTGGGTGCTGCTGCACCGCAGCCGCTGGGGCCGCTACGTGTTCGCGTACGGCTCGAACAAGGAGGCCGCGCGGCTCTCGGGCGTGAACATCGGCGCCGTGGTGTTCTTCGTGTACGGCATCAGCGCGCTGTGCGCGGCCATCGGCGGCGTGCTGGTCGTCAGCCGCATCGGGGTGGGCGTTCCGACCGCCGGCACCGGGTACGAGCTGGACTCGATCGCCGCGAGCGTGATCGGCGGGTCGAGCCTGTTCGGCGGCGAGGGCGGCGTGTTCGGCACCATCCTGGGCGCGCTGCTGATCACCACTATCTCCAACGGCGCGAACCTGCTGGGCGTCGACCCGTTCTGGCAGCAGATCATCACCGGCCTGCTGATCGCCGTGATCGTGTACCTCGACCAGCTGCGCAAGCGGCGGGAGGGCTGA
- a CDS encoding UxaA family hydrolase, translating into MTAHAVLLLHPDDTIVVACRAIQAGETVDVAGTPLLVRTSVALGHKLARTDLRAGDRVFRYGAPIGSMTHTAQAGEHVHLHNLQSDYLHTYTLDSGNDFVTTGPTDDPPPTEDHV; encoded by the coding sequence ATGACCGCGCACGCCGTACTGCTGCTCCACCCGGACGACACCATCGTGGTGGCGTGCCGGGCCATCCAGGCGGGTGAGACTGTGGACGTGGCGGGGACACCGCTGCTGGTTCGCACCTCGGTCGCGCTGGGTCACAAGCTCGCGCGCACCGACCTGCGGGCAGGCGACCGGGTCTTCCGCTACGGCGCGCCCATCGGCTCCATGACCCACACCGCGCAGGCGGGCGAGCACGTGCACCTGCACAACCTTCAGAGTGACTACCTGCACACGTACACCCTCGACTCTGGCAATGACTTCGTGACGACCGGCCCCACGGACGACCCCCCACCCACAGAGGACCACGTATGA